A window from Candidatus Paceibacterota bacterium encodes these proteins:
- a CDS encoding transglycosylase SLT domain-containing protein has translation MIRTHYPMGTYHFPAVAKTIRRNKTYKGSLTKYRRNKQNKEILIFMLLSVIILSWTSAITNINKLAVNSFTIYSDDTSVGVNKIDTSTGVIAGRNVTGEERKTYPSLSVKDYVSNELQKNGINTNYAFRVITCESQWNPKAKNPIGTATGIWQFTQDTWLDGLRWRGLNWTLEDRKDYKKSTDMAIWFILREGWGRWDCINHI, from the coding sequence ATGATCAGAACGCATTATCCCATGGGAACATATCATTTTCCCGCCGTCGCGAAAACGATCAGGAGAAACAAAACGTATAAAGGCTCTTTGACCAAATATCGCAGAAACAAGCAGAACAAAGAAATATTGATATTCATGTTACTTTCCGTAATTATCCTTTCATGGACTTCGGCAATAACCAATATCAACAAGTTAGCAGTGAACTCCTTCACTATATATTCCGACGACACTTCGGTTGGTGTGAATAAAATTGACACATCAACGGGGGTAATCGCGGGGCGGAATGTTACGGGAGAAGAACGAAAAACTTATCCCTCGCTATCCGTTAAAGATTACGTTTCAAATGAACTTCAAAAGAACGGTATCAACACTAATTATGCTTTCAGGGTTATAACTTGTGAGAGCCAGTGGAATCCTAAGGCTAAAAATCCCATTGGAACAGCGACCGGAATATGGCAATTCACACAAGACACATGGCTGGACGGATTAAGGTGGAGGGGATTGAATTGGACCTTGGAAGATCGCAAAGATTACAAGAAGTCAACCGACATGGCCATATGGTTTATTTTACGGGAGGGCTGGGGAAGGTGGGATTGTATAAATCATATTTAG